The stretch of DNA TGCAACGTCCAACCCCTGCGGGGCAGAGCCCGCGGCTATGTCCTGGCGGAGTCTCTCCATCCGGCCCGCGGTCCGGACGGGACCGTGCCGATGGGCAGCGACGACAGCCTGCCGCGCGCGCGAAAGGGCGATTTCGACGCGAGCGGTCAAATCCCTTGCGCGCAGGTTCGCGGTAAGCCGATGGGCCAGTGCAGGCTCGATGTCGCACGCGGAGACGGCGGCGATGCGACGGTCGTTGTGACTTTCTCGAACGGTTTCAAGCGGATGCTGTTTTTCATTCATGGCGAGTTCGTCAGGGCCGACACCACGATGTCCGGCAGCGGTTTCGATACCGACTGGCGGCTGGAAGACGGGCGCCACATCATTCGCGTCGACGACCAACGCTATGAGCTGCCCGATGCCGTGATCTTCGGCGGCTAGGCCTTATGCCAAGGAGCGCAGGTCCTTCGTTTCTCATGCCTCGTGGCGTTGAGATGGGCGGCCTTGCGGCTCGATGCATCGCTCGACAGCGAGCGGCCTCCGCGGGCGAATCATTTTGAAGCCGCGTCATGTTGAGATACCATCGCAAACACTGGCAGTCCGCTAGAAAAAAAGCACGAATGGGAGGACCTTCAATGAAACGCAGTATGGCTGTGTGGTCGCTTTCTGCGGCCATGGCGGCGACCGCATCCTACGCTACGCCAGCCGCCGCGGACGCCCACGGCAAAGTCCCCAGTCTCAGCCACACCACGGTGCTGTCCGGACTGGAAAGCCCGTGGGACATGGCTTTCCTTCCCGATGGCACTATGTTCTTCACGGAAAAGTGCCGCGGCCTTTCGGTTCGGCTCCCCTCCGGCGACGTCAAGGCCCTGCTGGGAATGACGGGCACCAGCGGCTTCGCGTCGACCGCGGACGATCTGTTCTGCGAGGGGCAGGCCGGCATGCAGGGTGTGGCCGTCGATCCCGACTTTGCCGACAACCGGTTCATCTACGTCTACTCGACGTCCAGCAAGACCGCGCCTGGCAGCAATCGTCTGATGCGGTTGGTGGTGAACGACGATCTGAGCGCGGTGTCTGACCGCACCGACATCGTCGAGGACGTGCCCTACAAGCCGAAAGCCACCGATCATCCCTTCGGCGGCCCCGGTGCGCACAACGGTGGGCGCGTCCGCTTCGGCCCGGACGGAAATCTCTACCTGACCACCGGCGACACGCACAACGGTGCGGTTCCGCAAAGCCCGACGCTCATCGGCGGCAAGGTGCTGCGAATGGACCGCGACGGCAACCCGGCGGAGGGCAACAACCCGCCGGAGGGCTTCGATCCCCGGATCTACACCTACGGCCACCGCAACGTGCAGGGCATCGCCTTCCGCCCGGGCGACGGCACGCCGGTCGTGGCCGAGCACGGGCCCTGGCACTCCGATGAGATCACCGTGCTCGTGAACGGCGGCAACGGCGGTTGGGACCCGCGCCCCAACACTGCCGGCCGCGGCGACTGCCCCAACGACTACTGCGGCTACATGCCGAACCAAATGGAGGGGATGGATCCCGCGGAACGGGTCAAGTTCATGCCGATGACGGACCTCAAGTCCTACCCCGACGCCATGCTGCCGGCCTGGAACAACAATGGTCTTTCTCAGGGCACATCCTCGGCCGCGTTTCTGAGCGGCGAGCAATGGGGTGCCTGGGACGGCCGCATGGTCGTCGGTATCATGGGGATCGGTTTCGGCGGCACAGCGGTCGGAATGCGCATCGACGTGATCGACCTCGCAAAGGACGGCAAGTCCGTCAAGGACGTCACCTCGATGTCCTTGCCGATGGCCGCCGGTCGCTTCCGGTCGGTGGTGCAGGGGCCGGACGGCGCTCTCTACACCGCCGTGGATCAAGGCGACATCCACAAGCTCATGCCGAACTGAGTCCGTGTCAGCCGCGCTGCCCTGGGGCAGTGCGGCTGACCTCTCCGGCTGTCCTTTTGCCGATATCCGCCTCGCCCGCTCTCTCCGCGGTCCACACAGCGACGCCGGCGGCGGGTTCAATCGATGGTCAGGGGCCGTGACGGATGACCGCCCATGGCTGGTTCCGGCCCTCCCCCGCGTCGCTCAATCGCGGCTGCCGTCGGGGCGCCAAGCGCGCATTCAATGGCCAACCTTTCGGGCTCTCTCGCTTTTTGGCTTGTGGTGCGGGTGGAGGGACTTGAACCCCCACGGCCTTGCGGCCACCAGATTTTGAGTCTGGCGCGTCTACCAGTTCCGCCACACCCGCAGGCTCGCCTGAGCCGGGCCCGCCCGGTGCCGGAGGCGGCGGCGGGCGGACCGCGCCCGCATCATAATCGGCGCCCGCGCCGAGGCAACAGGAGAAGCGCCGCGCGAAACCGAGCCAACGACCGTCGTCACTGCAGCGGACCGCTGGCCGGCTCGGGCGCGGGCGGCGGCGCCTCGTGGCAGGGCCCGGCCTGGTGGTGGACCAGCCGCCAGGCGCTGCCGTCGCGCCGGAAGACGTTGGTCGCCACCAGCAGGTTGCCGGCGATCTCCTCGTAGCAGAGCACCACCGCGGTCTCGCCGAGCAGGTGGGCCTCTGCGTTGCGGCAGGTGACCGGGGGCGAGGCCGGGTTGCCCAGGATCCCGCGCCAGGACTCCAGCACCGCCGGCCGGCCGGTCAGGGCCCGCCAGCCCGGATGGATGCAGGACACCGGCTCGGCCTCGGCCCAGACCGCCGCCATGGCCTCGAAGTCGCGGGTTGCGAAGGCCAGGTAGAAGGCCTCGTTGGCGAAGAGCACGGCGTCGCTGTCGCCCATGGCGGCAGGCCTCCTTTCAGGTACAAGGAGAATCCAGAATGAGAGCCTAGAGCACGATGATATGAGGTTAAAGCAACCTCATATCTGAATCGTGCTCTAAATTCTTGAAGAAGAGCGGGATTCAGATTCGAAGTCCAATCGACTTCGAATCATCCCGCTCTAGCACCGCGGCGGTCCTTGCGGGCCAGGGAATCGCGGATCGGCACCGAAGCCGGAGGGCGGCGGCGATTGCCTGGGCCGGCCGCGCCTGATAAAGGAGCCCTGCCGTCCCCAGCCGGAGCCCCGCCCGCGTGCTGCGCCGCACCTACGACTGGACCATGGGCCTCGCCGCCCATCGCTACGCGACCAGCGCCCTGATCGCCGTCGCCTTCATCGAAAGCTCCGTCTTCCCGATCCCGCCGGACGTCCTGCTGATCCCGATGGTCCTGGCGGCGCGCGAGCGGGCCTGGACCATCGCCGGCCTGGCGACCCTGGCCTCGGTGCTCGGCGGACTGCTGGGCTACGCCATCGGCTATTTCTTCTACGAGACGGTCGCCAAGCCGCTGATCGACCTCTACGGCTACGGCGCCAAGTTCGGCGACTTCCAGCTGCGCTACCAGGACTGGGGCGCCTGGATCGTCTTCATCGCCGGAGTGACGCCCTTTCCCTACAAGGTGATCACGATCACCAGCGGCGTGGTCCAGCTCGACCTTCTCGTCTTCACCCTGGCCTCGATCCTGGCCCGGGGCTTGCGCTTCTTCGTCCTGGCCGGGCTTCTGTGGTACTTCGGGCCGCCGATCCGCGACTTCATCGAGCGCCGCCTGGGCCTGGTCTTCACCCTCTTCTGCGTCCTGCTGGTCGGCGGCTTCGTCGTCGCCCGCTACCTTCTGTAGCCCGCCATCTTGGCTGGCCAGAACCCGGCCTGGCGCCTATATCTGACGGCATGATCGTCGACGCTCTCGCCCGCCCCCGGATCGCGCCGGCCGCCATCGCCCTGGTCGGCCTGAGCGCCCTGGCGGCGGCCTATACCGCGCAGTACGGCTTCGGGCTGGAGCCCTGCGTGCTCTGCCTCTATCAGCGCGTGCCCTACGCCCTGGCCCTGGCCCTGGGCGTGATCGGGGTCTTCGCGCTGCGCCCGGCCGGCCTGCAGCCGCTTCTGGTCCTGATCGCCGGTCTGACCTTCCTCGCCGGGGCCGGCATCGCCGGCTACCACGTCGGGGTCGAGCAGCACTGGTGGGCGGGCACCGCAAGCTGCGCGACGCCCGGCTTCGACGCCAACCTCTCCCTGGAGCAGCTGCAGCGCCAGCTCGACGAGGCGGCGAGCTTCGTGCCCTGCGATGAGGTCGCATGGTCGCTGTTCGGAATCTCCATGGCCGGCTACAATCTCCTGGCCTCGCTGGCCCTGGCGGCCGTCTGCCTGCTGACCGCCGTGAGGCTGCGGAACCCGAGGACACCATGACCGAGAAGGCCGACGTCAAGCAAAACGGCAGCAAGGGACCCGCGCGCAGCGGCCGGCCCTACCTGCCCGGCGACCTGACCCCGGAGCAGACCCTGGCGCGGATGATTCGGGTCGACCAGGCCGGAGAGTACGGCGCCCGGCGGATCTACGAGGGCCAGCTCGCGGTCCTGGGGCGCAGCCCGGCAGCGGCGACGATCCGCAAGATGCACGAGCAGGAGCTGGCGCACCTGGAGACCTTCGACCGCCTGGTCGCCGAACGCCGGGTCCGGCCGACCCTGCTGCAGCCGGTCTGGCACGTCGCCGGCTTCGCCCTGGGCGCCGCCACCGCGCTGCTCGGCGAGAAGGCCGCGATGGCCTGCACGGTCGCGGTCGAGGAGGTCATCGACGAACACTACGCCGGGCAGGCCGAGCGCCTGGGCGACGACGAGCCCGAGCTGAAGAAGGCCATCGAGGACTTCCGGGCCGACGAGCTGGAGCACCGCGACATCGGCCTGGAGCACGACGCCGAGGGCGCGCCGGCCTACCCGCTGCTCTCGGGCGCGATCAAGGCCGGCTCGCGCCTGGCGATCTGGCTGTCCGAGCGAATCTGACCCCGCCGGGGCGGGCCAGCGGGCGGAAAGCGGGACCATGAGCCAGGCCTCCGGCCCCCGCGTCGCCCTCGCCGGCATGATCCTGGAGAGCAACGCCTTCGCGCCGCCGGCGACGGAGGATGACTTCCGCGAGAAGCTCTATCTCGAAGGACCGGCGCTGCTGGACGAGGCCCGCCGGGCGCCCTCCCTGGTCCCGCGGGAAGTCTCGGCCTTCGTGCGGGCCATGGACGAGACCGGACCCTGGCAGCCGGTCCCGGGGCTGCTGACCGCCTGCCCGCCCAAGGGCCCGGTCGAGGCCGGCTTCTTCCACGCCTCCCTGGACAGGATCGTCGCCGCCCTGGAGGCCGCAAGGCCCCTCGACGGTGTCTACCTGGCCCAGCACGGCGGCATGACCGCGACCGACGGCCCCGATCCCGACGGCGCGCTGATCGCCGCGGTGCGCGCGGCGGCCGGGCCGGAGGCCAGGATCGTGGTGACCCTCGACCTGCACGCCAACATCTCGGAGCGCATGGTCGAGGCCAGCGACTTGCTGATCGCCTACCAGACCAACCCCCACGTCGACATGCGCCTGCGCGGCGAGGAGGCGGCGGTGACCCTGCGTAAGCTGCTGGCCGGGACCCGCGCCGAGACCGCCTTCATCCGCCTGCCCCTGGTGCCGCCCAGCGTGACCCTGCTGACCGCCGAAGGCCCGTACGGCGAGATGATCGCCTACGGCCAGCGCCGCCTGCAGGAGCTCGGCGGCCGGATCCTCAACGTCTCGGTGCTCGGCGGCTTCGCCTTCTCCGACACGCCCAAGAACGGGGTCGCGGTTCTGGTCGCCGGACGCGACGACCCGGCGGCGGCGCAAGGCCTGGCGCGGGAGATCGCCGAGCTGGGCTGGTCCCGGCGGCAGGCCTTCACCCGCCGCCTGACGCCCCTGGATGAGGCCGTCGGGCTGGCGCTGGCGACCGCCTCGGACCCGCGGCGCCCGGCGGTCATCTTCTCCGACGCCGGCGACAACCCCGGGGGCGGCGGGGGCGGCGACACCACCGCCCTGCTCGCCGCCCTGGCTGCGGCCGGCGCGCGAGGCGTCCTGATCGGCGGCTTCTACGATCGAACCCTGGCGGCCGAGGCCCATAGCTTCGGCGTTGGCACCCGCTTCGAGGCCGTGTTCAACCGCGATGGCGGCGGCAAGTTCGCCGAGCGCCTGGCCCTGCCGGCCCGGGTCCTGGCCTTGAGCGACGGCGACCTGGTCGGGCGGCTGGGCATCTTCGCCGGCCGGCGTCTGGCGCTGGGCCCCTGCGCGGCCCTGGCCCTGGGCGAGGACGAAGGCATTACCGCGGTGGTGATCTCGAGCCGGCAGCAGGCCGCCGACCCGGTCTTCCTTGAGGCCTTCGGCCTCGACATCGCCGCGGCCCGGGTGGTCGCGGTCAAGTCGCGCGGCCACTTCCGCGCCGGCTTCGCGCCCTGGTTCCCGCACGATCGGGTCTACGAGGTCGACACCCCCGGCCTGACCTCGCCGGTTCTGGAGCGCTTCGACTGGCGCGGCCTGCCGCGCCCGGTCTACCCCCTCGACCCGGAGACGGACTGGAACCCGCCGGACTGGCCCTGAGGGCCAGGGCCCAGCCGTGGGGCGCCGGCTAGAGCGGGATGATTTGAAGCCGATTGGGCTTCAAATCTGAATCCCGCTCTACTTCACCAGGTTAGAGCACGGTTCAGGTGTGAGGTCGATTCGACCTCATACCATCGTGCTCTACGGCAGCTTGTAGTTGAGCTCCGGCAACGACATCAGGCCGGCGGCGGATTCGACGACCGAACCGCTCTTCAGGTTGACGACCAGCTCGGAGAAGGCCGTGCGGGCCTTCAGCGGGCTGCCCCCGGTGATGCCCTGGAACTCACCGGTCCCGGCGGTCAGCTTGAAGTCGCCTTCGCAGCCGAGGAAGTCCTTGCCCGAGCAGGTCCAGTCGGCGAAGACGTTGTGGCCGTCGCGGTCGGTGATGATGCACTTGCCCTCGCCGGTCTGGGCGCCGGACTTGAGGTCGATCACGAAGTCCCCCGGGCAGAGAATATCCGCGGTGTCCAGTCGGCCCTCGGCGCTCTTGACGTAGAGGGTCCCCGCCATGACTCCGATGAAAAGCGCTTCGTCCTGGCCGGTCTGGAAGAAGCGGCCCTGGCTGACCCAGGCCGACGTCGCCGTCAGCTTCTGCTCCTCGGCCGCCGCCGGCGCCTGGAGGCCGCCGACGACAATGATCGCCGCGGCGAGGCAAAGGCCACTGGTTAGTCTGCGCATCCCTCAAGTCCTCCTCGTGCAAAGGGGGCGCTGCGGCGCCCGGTCGTCGTGGCCGTCGCTCCGGCTGCCGGACGGGTCCCACGTCCGGCGATGGTGCTAAGGCTCACACGGTCAAGCTTACGTTGAGACCTGCCGCCTAGACCAGTTCCGTGTGCGGCACCCGGGTGGTTTCGCGGCGCACGTGGCGCATGAAGGCGCGGCCGGCGGCCGGCAGCGGCGCCGCTGCCGAGACGATGAAGGCGGTCAGGTAGGCGAGGCGCGGCGCGAAGGGACGGATCACGACCGCGCCGTCGGCCCTGAGCGCGACCGGGAAGGGATTGAGCACGGCGACCCCGAGCCCGGCCCGGACCAGCTCGTAGGCCGAGACCGCGGTCGCCGTCTCGACCACGATGCGGCGCTCGACCCCCGCCTCGGCGAAGACCCGGTCGGTCGCGGCCCGCGAGGAATGCCGCCGGGTCAGGGCGACATAGGGCTGGTCGCGCAGGTCCCTGGGCCGGATCACCTCCCGCCCGGCCAGGGGCGAGTCCGCCGGCAGGACGCAGACGCCCTCCGAGCGCAGGAAAGGCTCGACCCGCACGCCGCTGTGGCGGATCTCGGAATCGGTGATCCCCAGGTGGTAGCGCTGCTCGGCGATGCCGGGCACCAGCACGTCGGTGCCGCGGATGTCGAGGCTGATCGCCTGCTCCGGATGGAGCTTCAGGAAGCTGGCGATGTGCGGGTGCAGGAAGCGGTGCGCCAGGGTCGGCGGGATCGCCAGGCGCAGGGCCTCGGCCGAGGTGATCGACCAGCCGACGTCGTCGAGGCGCAGCAGGGCATCGAACATCGGCTCGAGATCCCGGTTCAGGGCCAGGGCCTCGGCGGTCGGCAGCAGGCGGCCGCCCTCGCGCTCGAAGAGGATCTTGCCCAAGCGGGTCTCCAGCTGAGCGAGGGCGCGGCTGACCGCCGGCTGGGAGATGCCGAGGCGCCGTGCGGCCGCGGTCGCGGTGCCGGCCTCGATCACCGCCCGCAGGGCCTCGAGCTCCCGGAGACTCCGCCAATTCGCCCGCAATCGACCGTCCTTCGCCCTCGGCCTGCCTTATGGAGGCATAACTATAGCGTATAGTTTTTGCTCTTTGCCATGCAGATTCCTTGGCTAGACTGAGGTGAAGGCCAGCGACACGGCTTGGCCCCCCGGGGCGACTTGGGCTAGCGTCGGGCCGGACAGAACGACAAGGGCGTCGCGACGAAGACGCCCGATGACAACAGGGAGAATAGTCACATGGGTTTTCCGTTTCGCCTGGCCGCAGGCGCCTTGGCGGCCGCTTTGGTCCTGCCCGGCACTCTGGCGGCAAAGGAACTGACCGTCGGGCTCGCCTCCGAGCCCTCCTCGATCGATCCGCACTACCATAACCTGACGCCGAACAGCGCCCTGGCCCGGGAGATTTTCGACCGGCTGATCATGCCGGATGACAAGCAGGTCCTGAAGCCGGGCCTGGCGGTCTCCTGGAAGGCGATCGACGACCTGACCTGGGAGTTCAAGCTGCGCGAGGGCGTGACGTGGCACGACGGCTCGCCCTTCACCGCCGACGACGTGGTCTTCACCTTCGAGCGCGCCCCCGATGTCCCCAACAGCCCTTCCAGCTTCGGCACCTACCTGAAGGGCAAGGCCATCGAGAAGGTCGACGACTTGACCGTCCGCATCAAGACCGAGGCGCCCTACCCCTTGATGCCCAACGACATTTCGACCTTCTCCATCGTCTCCAAGAAGCACGGCGAGGGCGCCGGCACCGAGGACTACAACTCGGGCAAGGCGGCCGTCGGCACCGGCGCCTACAAGTTCGTCGAGTGGGTCCCGGGCGACCGCATCGTCCTGGAGCGCAACGACGACTACTGGGGCGAGAAGGCCGAGTGGGAGAAGGTCACGATCAAGCCGATCAAGTCGGGCCCGGCCCGCCTGGCGGCGCTCTTGGCCGGCGACGTCGACTTCATCGAGGGCGTGCCGACCACCGACATCGAGCGCCTGCGCGACAACAAGGACATCACGCTCAGCCAGGGCATCTCCAACCGGGTGATCTACCTGCACCTGGACCACTTCCGGGACGACTCGCCCTTCGTCAAGGCGAAGGACGGCGGCGCAATCAAGAATCCGCTGCGCGATGCCCGGGTGCGCAAGGCGA from Kiloniellales bacterium encodes:
- a CDS encoding YqaA family protein — protein: MLRRTYDWTMGLAAHRYATSALIAVAFIESSVFPIPPDVLLIPMVLAARERAWTIAGLATLASVLGGLLGYAIGYFFYETVAKPLIDLYGYGAKFGDFQLRYQDWGAWIVFIAGVTPFPYKVITITSGVVQLDLLVFTLASILARGLRFFVLAGLLWYFGPPIRDFIERRLGLVFTLFCVLLVGGFVVARYLL
- a CDS encoding PQQ-dependent sugar dehydrogenase; amino-acid sequence: MKRSMAVWSLSAAMAATASYATPAAADAHGKVPSLSHTTVLSGLESPWDMAFLPDGTMFFTEKCRGLSVRLPSGDVKALLGMTGTSGFASTADDLFCEGQAGMQGVAVDPDFADNRFIYVYSTSSKTAPGSNRLMRLVVNDDLSAVSDRTDIVEDVPYKPKATDHPFGGPGAHNGGRVRFGPDGNLYLTTGDTHNGAVPQSPTLIGGKVLRMDRDGNPAEGNNPPEGFDPRIYTYGHRNVQGIAFRPGDGTPVVAEHGPWHSDEITVLVNGGNGGWDPRPNTAGRGDCPNDYCGYMPNQMEGMDPAERVKFMPMTDLKSYPDAMLPAWNNNGLSQGTSSAAFLSGEQWGAWDGRMVVGIMGIGFGGTAVGMRIDVIDLAKDGKSVKDVTSMSLPMAAGRFRSVVQGPDGALYTAVDQGDIHKLMPN
- a CDS encoding LysR substrate-binding domain-containing protein, with the translated sequence MRANWRSLRELEALRAVIEAGTATAAARRLGISQPAVSRALAQLETRLGKILFEREGGRLLPTAEALALNRDLEPMFDALLRLDDVGWSITSAEALRLAIPPTLAHRFLHPHIASFLKLHPEQAISLDIRGTDVLVPGIAEQRYHLGITDSEIRHSGVRVEPFLRSEGVCVLPADSPLAGREVIRPRDLRDQPYVALTRRHSSRAATDRVFAEAGVERRIVVETATAVSAYELVRAGLGVAVLNPFPVALRADGAVVIRPFAPRLAYLTAFIVSAAAPLPAAGRAFMRHVRRETTRVPHTELV
- a CDS encoding nuclear transport factor 2 family protein, which encodes MGDSDAVLFANEAFYLAFATRDFEAMAAVWAEAEPVSCIHPGWRALTGRPAVLESWRGILGNPASPPVTCRNAEAHLLGETAVVLCYEEIAGNLLVATNVFRRDGSAWRLVHHQAGPCHEAPPPAPEPASGPLQ
- a CDS encoding demethoxyubiquinone hydroxylase family protein, with amino-acid sequence MIRVDQAGEYGARRIYEGQLAVLGRSPAAATIRKMHEQELAHLETFDRLVAERRVRPTLLQPVWHVAGFALGAATALLGEKAAMACTVAVEEVIDEHYAGQAERLGDDEPELKKAIEDFRADELEHRDIGLEHDAEGAPAYPLLSGAIKAGSRLAIWLSERI
- a CDS encoding disulfide bond formation protein B, producing MIVDALARPRIAPAAIALVGLSALAAAYTAQYGFGLEPCVLCLYQRVPYALALALGVIGVFALRPAGLQPLLVLIAGLTFLAGAGIAGYHVGVEQHWWAGTASCATPGFDANLSLEQLQRQLDEAASFVPCDEVAWSLFGISMAGYNLLASLALAAVCLLTAVRLRNPRTP
- a CDS encoding ABC transporter substrate-binding protein — encoded protein: MGFPFRLAAGALAAALVLPGTLAAKELTVGLASEPSSIDPHYHNLTPNSALAREIFDRLIMPDDKQVLKPGLAVSWKAIDDLTWEFKLREGVTWHDGSPFTADDVVFTFERAPDVPNSPSSFGTYLKGKAIEKVDDLTVRIKTEAPYPLMPNDISTFSIVSKKHGEGAGTEDYNSGKAAVGTGAYKFVEWVPGDRIVLERNDDYWGEKAEWEKVTIKPIKSGPARLAALLAGDVDFIEGVPTTDIERLRDNKDITLSQGISNRVIYLHLDHFRDDSPFVKAKDGGAIKNPLRDARVRKAISKAINRDAIVERVMEGVAVKAGQLLPEGFFGVSEKLQPVGYDPEGAKKLLGEAGVGDGFQLTIHGPNDRYINDAKIAEAVAQMLTRVGIKTAVETMPKSVYFKRASRGADGLPEFSFVLVGWGAGTGEASSPLKSLLHTYDKERGFGASNRGRYSNPEVDRLVEEALATIDDGKRAALLAQATEVAIEDGGIIPLHYQVNTWAGRKGIVYTARTDETTLYTGIRSE
- a CDS encoding M81 family metallopeptidase, translated to MSQASGPRVALAGMILESNAFAPPATEDDFREKLYLEGPALLDEARRAPSLVPREVSAFVRAMDETGPWQPVPGLLTACPPKGPVEAGFFHASLDRIVAALEAARPLDGVYLAQHGGMTATDGPDPDGALIAAVRAAAGPEARIVVTLDLHANISERMVEASDLLIAYQTNPHVDMRLRGEEAAVTLRKLLAGTRAETAFIRLPLVPPSVTLLTAEGPYGEMIAYGQRRLQELGGRILNVSVLGGFAFSDTPKNGVAVLVAGRDDPAAAQGLAREIAELGWSRRQAFTRRLTPLDEAVGLALATASDPRRPAVIFSDAGDNPGGGGGGDTTALLAALAAAGARGVLIGGFYDRTLAAEAHSFGVGTRFEAVFNRDGGGKFAERLALPARVLALSDGDLVGRLGIFAGRRLALGPCAALALGEDEGITAVVISSRQQAADPVFLEAFGLDIAAARVVAVKSRGHFRAGFAPWFPHDRVYEVDTPGLTSPVLERFDWRGLPRPVYPLDPETDWNPPDWP